The window TATCAGGGCTCTTTCTGTAACTCTACCCACTGGAAAGGCTTTTCTTCCTCTGCTTCTGTGCTGGCATTCTGGGTCATTGTTCTTCTGCTTCCCTAAATGACACCACAACTGCAGAGTTGCATTTCTTTACTGACGCAATCTGATGAGGAACgttttttatttcagctgattAAGCAAAAAATGAAACTCTTTAGTGGGATTCACCCAGCTCTCTCTTGACTCCAGCGTGTTGTCGGCCAGCCCAGAAGAGCCTTTGTCACAGATCCATCTGACGGGGCTTGAGCCCAAGAGCACGTTAAACTCCccactgccaggactgaagcctcTTAGGCAGCTCCCTTCAGCACTTCCCACTGCAACTGCCCTAATTGACTCCTCATTATTTCCTCTCATTTCATCAACAGAAGTGCTCTCTCCAGTGGCTCTGTTAAAGTAAAGCTCTTGTCTGATTCACCTGAAAGGCGAACAACTCAATTCAAGGACAGAGCTATTGACCTTCTATACATGCAAAACAGGGAGTTTTAAAGGCAGCATCTTGCCTCGTTGCGTCATGAAAAGCTGTTTCTTTCCTCAATGGGTCTGCACTGATATGATGATGTGTGCTGGCGGCTGTGTGAACGAACCCCTGTGGGGTTTCATCAGGAAGCGAAATGCTCAGACGCTGGCGGTGTGACGAGAGCGCGCCCCCCATGTGTACTCACGCGCAGTCGCTCTGCAGGGGCCGGTAGTAGAAGAGGGGCACGGCTCTCTCGTACCTGGCCCTGGCCACCGCGTTGCCGCTGGCCTTCATGAACTGCAGTTTCGGACGAGAGGGAGAGGAGCGCATCAGAGAAACGGGGGCCGACAACGTGTTTCCTGGCTCAAGCAGGTTGCTCTAAGGGAGGCGAGAGAGGGGGCAGACTCCCGCTGCACAGCGGTTCGGTCTGCTCCACTGTTGCCGGAAGAAATCAATAAGAAATCTCGCAACTGCTTGAATCTGGAGTTTTCTCTGAATAAGGTCAGGACGTGCGGCCCCTACAGATGGGTTACAGACCCACGGCCGTGACTGGACCCCTCCCCCCGGACCTGGACACCTGGACCGGTACCTCCACCAGCTCGTCGTCCCAGAAGTCCAGGCGGATGGACTTGACCTTGCTGACCCCCGACAGGTTGCGGTGAGTCCCGGAGCAGTTCAGGCAGATGAAGATGCCCAGGCTGTAGGACGCCCAGTCCGGCTCTGTGGGGGGCGGAGGAGACGGGGAGAGACGTTACTCTCGCGCTGCGGAGACGGCAGCAGCCCCAGGCTGGCCTGGCTGGTTTCCTCTAGCGTGAGGCTGGGCTCTTCACTGGGACCACAGTCCCGACTCTGAGCTGCTGAAGGAAACGAGCGGCCCAGACTCGCCGGTGTGTGGGCGGAGCAGCAGGGTAGCAGGTCGTGTAGCCGCAGACGGGGGGCTGGGGCTGCTCCCCTGAGGAGGGCAGCCGTTCCCTCAGGCTCGCTGAGCAAGGGGCAGCAGGCGGGGCTCCGGCTGGGACTGTGGAAAGGCGAGGCGAGTCTCCCGCGGCCGCAGCCTCAGACCTCCACCTTGTGCAAGCCTGATCAGATCCCCGGCCAGCGCTCTCGTCCGGCTCACGTCCCCCCCGACCCAGACTGGCTGCTCAGACCTGCGATTCGGGCGGCTCGTTAATGAGGACACTGCAGCCCAGCCTCCTCtggaacccgggacctctccccGTACCCCCCAGACCCCCTGAGCTCATCATCCTCACCGCTCCTCCTTGGGGGGGGGGTTACTGCTGCGGCTTTCATCTCCTCCacatctttcgccttttactgaagatttccgtggagaggagcctGAATGAGTTCCGTGCAATTTCTGCGCCCCCCAGCCCACTCGCTGCCCGTTCCTCCTTCCTCCGCAGAAAAAGGGGAATGGGAACTCAGGACTACCCCCCTAGCCCACCCCGCCCCCCACACATTCTCAGCTTTGAGGAAACTACACACCGGGTCTGCCTTCTCAGGGTGTGTCGGAGGCAGGTTCCTAGTTCTTAACTGTACCAATCAAGTCACTTCTTAcaagaataagaaaatgaaataattaagaTAATTAAGGAACACGTGATtctaaaaaaatgcatcagcCACTGAAGAGCGCAACAATCTAGAAAattctcctttttaaaaaaaaaaggttcattCAAACGCTTAACGCCCATTGGTGACACGTCGTAACTCACTCGGTGTTTATttgcataaagaaaaaaaaacagaacacaagcATCAGGAGACGTCGCCTCGGCTCGGAGTGAAAGTTTCTCGTCAGCACCTTCAGGTTCCTCGTTTCACTGCGCGCTGGGGAGGACCTGCGGACACGCGGGGAAATTGCGCGTCCTGCCGTGTGGAGCTGCGCTCTCTGCTGGACACCGAGTCATTATCCCTCCAGGGGGGATGCTCCCCGACAGCTGAGCTATTCTACCCGAACCCTTCAGCCTTTTGTTTTTGCCAGCACGTTAAGGGGGAAACATCCAGATTTAAGACTTTTCttcataacaaaataaaaagttccCGCAATACCGCTCACACGGGGTCCATTCCTGTGTCCTGCAGCTCAAACCATCTGTCTGCCCCATTTCTACAGGGCACAATCAGAAAAACTTGCCAGCCGCCAGAGTTTAACCCCTCCAGTATTAACCACTGGTGCCCAGTTCACTGTGCCACCGAGAAGTGTCTTCAGCTAGAAGCGGTGAAAGACTACGAGAAGCAAGATTCATGTTTGTGTGGTAACTCAGCGCTGCGGGATAATCACTACGGTCCCGGACTCAACAGCCCCGCAAATCAGAACACACTCTGTGTAAGCGCGCTATGGCCGTGAGCCGTGACTATTTCTGCTTGTCTTCGGAAAGGTAAACCCGAGCCGCACGTCCAGGGCCGTGCAGGTGCGCTGCGCGTCACTCACCTGGCGCTCCGCAGTCTGCGCAGGTGCTGTTGTCCGGCTGCTTCACCAGCTCCAGGAGGATTTTCTTGTTTCGGTCCCGGTTGGCCATGGTCGTCAAAATATTTCTTCCTTATCAAATCTCtcccccccgccgccgccgcgtcGGGAGAACTTCGGTCTACCTTTGCCGCGACACGTTACAGTGCAATGCATTCAACGGGCTTTTCCTGGTAAACGCGCTGAATTCGAAAAACGTTTCCTCTTCAAACAGTATAATTTAAAGCGGGTATAAGAAGTATGTATTTAAGTAATGAGCTGATAGCCTTGAAGAAATATTCCCCCGCGGTATACCGTTCCAGGATTGTCGGATCTTGGCTGAGTGAACTGTAGAAAACCAGACCATTCCCTGTCTCTAACTCAGTCGTGTACTGCCGAGCCGCGCTGGTCATCCAGACACCCCTGGCGGAGAGGCGCCCCGCTCTGCGCTCCTGCCCCGGACAGCCTGCCGGCCGAGGGCTGAGCTCTCGGGTCCCCACGCCTGCGCACTCAGAAACACGGCGGTGGACGAGGGGAAGTGAAATACGCGCTGCTAGGCGACTCTTATATAACGAAGAACTTAGGGAAATACATTTACTGGCGTTTATCATTTTCATGTCAGAGGTGACAGTTCGCGCCTTGCCGCGGCCTGGGCGCAGTCGATACACAGTAGTACACAAAAAAGAATAATTTGGAAAAGAACGGGGATTAATAAAGATGTATGTTTATGGGTGCAATTTGATTTTCACTACAAAGGGGTCGGTCAACAACCCGTCAGCGGCACAATTCCctatcattttcagtataattccAAATTATTACTGCCTACAAGCCGGACCAAATTTGTCCCGAACGCGAGCAAAAAGTAAGACGTGTTTGACGTGTCCTGCTCCACGCAAAAGCACTAGAAGCATGACGAATTTAAATGCAAAGGTTGTTAAGTGGGTTTTGTATAAAGAAATAATCAAAATTAAGAAATCGAAGTTAGGTTCTTgtgaaataatacaaaaatcagCAATTACACGAATGGACTACAGTATGAAGAGCACTTCGAAATAATTGGTGTTTATCAGCAGCAACACATttaaaccggtttaattcatccgCGATCTCACCGGCCCTCGGCTGAACACCTGACGCCCTATCAACACCGGGAGCAGAAAGCTGCGGAACGAAAGTACCCCGGAACGGAAAAGAGCGCCGCTGTTTCCTCTCGGTCCCCGGACCTGCCCAGAGGACGCGACATTAGCGACTGTGTGTGGAGAGCAATATGTGCGAGGCGGGATGTGGTTCCCAAAGCACCTTCTCTTGGCTGTGTTGAATAAAGGTAATTAAACGCAGACGAAAAGGTGGAGAACCGACGCGGGAGTGATACATTTTACCCAGATACCGCAACCGCCGCCAGTTGTTTCTCTCTTCTTTGTCAAGATGTCAAATGCCTGGACTGTTGCGTCGCTGCGTTGTGTAGCTCCGTATTGCTTCTCTGGCATGTCGAGAGTAAAAGCGTGTCATCATAGTGAACACGTTTAAATAGTGATACAGTTTTAAACACACTAATGGAAAAGCTCAGTCTTAGTCTGCAGCGTCGAGCCGGATGTAAAATGTAGTATTTGACGAAGCCGGTTCCGTGCAGCGCGCAAGGAGTCCTTATGCTCAGATCTACCGAGACCCGGCTTTTAAACGCACTTAAGAGCTGTTTAAGCACTTAGTTTGTAATGTCACCTTTGATTTGAATAATGCCCTGAAAAAAATGATATTCGTTCTGTTTTGAGATACTTGCGTGCTGTTTTGAATGAACTTAGACATTGCCTGCTATGTAAGAGTTGACACACTTGTTCTGTAATTTAATTAGCATGCTCTGAAACGCAGTCCTGTGGTACCTAACGCGGACTCAGAGTCGCCTGCTGCCTGTGGCCTGTTACTGCAGACCTTGCGCCCGTGTTGCTTTGGTCTTTCAGAAGTCgagagaaataataataattgcttacacttatatagcgcttttctggacactccacctaAGCGCtttcaggtaatggggtctcccctccaccaccaccagtgtgcagccccacctggatgatgcgacggcagccatagtgcgccagaacgctccccacacatcagctatcagtggggaggagagcagagtaatgaagccaattcatagatggggaagGAAGTCTGAATCCTAACTTCTGGGACAGGATAAATGCCATTTTTGAAACCTTCCTTAAGGCccgagactgatttttttttaaatcaagtagTTGAATTAAAGGTACAATAAATTTCATCAACAGGTCAGCCCGGGACAAAACCCAGAAGGCAGAGATTGACTTCAGGCCCAGAACTGAGAAATGCTTGAGACAGTGTTTCCTTTCTCTTAGCAGGAAGGGAACATTTAAACTTTTATATTCATAATTTAAATGTACACCTTTAAAGTAAGTTAACATTTTAGATGAGagtttgtttctgtttgtaAAACACTTTTCATCCCCAAATATTTCCCAAGCACTTCGCAAAAAGGCGGGGTCACATTTCATTGAATACTCCCATCTTCAAGTCATGTGGCCACTTCTTTGAGAAATACAGACTTCTCCAGCTGGGAAACGGAATTAAATGTCGCAGAGTTTAATTGGGTGCCCCCGCCGCCCCACAACACctgggtctccggcgtaacgcaacagggaaccagccgagtgagctaaaggagacctgctgaggtccctgctacgcgcagggagggcgatgacgtcaccgtgccCAAACTAGTTCTGCCGCAATCGCACTAATATACGCGTGTTTCCTAGAGCGCGCCCCTGCAGTGCGGATGGTCTCCGGGTGAGCGGGTTTGGCGGCGTGTGTGATGGCCGTGTCCTTGTCTCTCTCCTGCAGGCCGGCATGCTCTGCTGCGCAGGCCCCCCGGCTCCCTCCCGGAGCCACAGCCCCGGTCGCGTCGCTGGAGGAGCCACGCGGCGTCTGCACACCTGGAGGGGCCGGGCTCCTGGCCCCCCCTGCCGGACTGCAGGGGCGAAGGCCAGACGCTGGACTCTCTTTACACGGCCCAGCAGCGCGCCGAGATCCTGCAGCTGCTCAACACGGCCCCGGAGAGCGAGCTGGCCACCGTCAAGCTGCTGAGGGGACGCAAGTCGGCCAACATCGTGGAGTACCGGAGGAGGAACGGCCCCTTCCCAGACCTGGAGAGCGTGGTGAACGTGCCGCGGCTGAAGTACAAGACGGCCCTGGTCGTCTTCAACTTCATTCTCAGCCCCCTggagcagagggagaggaggagagcccAAGTCCGAGTCCAGCCCGCCAGGTTCGTCAAGCCCGATGTGGACCGGGGAGTGCTGGAGGTGACTGTCGCCGCTGCGCTTGCAGTAACCGTCTCTCTTTAACCCAAAAAATCAAGagaaactcaaattcatttGGAGAGAAAGAtcaatttttgtttaaaaaaagcttcatCTGTCGTTACGCATTTCTTGAACTAGTTCATGTGGAAGGCGGTTTTGTCTAAGTTGAAACGTAGCACGAATGAACACCGAGTTAAAgatgtgacacacacacacacacacggatttTGTGCACTTGGCTCTGAGCTGTGACCAGCCAGTAACGATGTCAGCAGCAGAGCCTTGCCACCCATTCTCCTCTGCGTGTTGTCCTGCAGGAGGCGAACCGCATCGTGTCGGTCGTGTGTGGCACGAACAAGATCGCCTGGGCGCAGATGGACCGCAGCCTCAGGGTGCAGGACTGGCAGCAGGAGGAGTGCA is drawn from Lepisosteus oculatus isolate fLepOcu1 chromosome 9, fLepOcu1.hap2, whole genome shotgun sequence and contains these coding sequences:
- the tefm gene encoding transcription elongation factor, mitochondrial isoform X2; the encoded protein is MWFPKHLLLAVLNKGRHALLRRPPGSLPEPQPRSRRWRSHAASAHLEGPGSWPPLPDCRGEGQTLDSLYTAQQRAEILQLLNTAPESELATVKLLRGRKSANIVEYRRRNGPFPDLESVVNVPRLKYKTALVVFNFILSPLEQRERRRAQVRVQPARFVKPDVDRGVLEEANRIVSVVCGTNKIAWAQMDRSLRVQDWQQEECSSFMNGTYMASAYLEDISAVVSRIPEADFFVVEKPGISLQNTALFPVTLHLRTVEAMLFALLGARWPAGGLPRVLNMTRAAVGRHFGLLVGDARTSGGQLVRQLLVDSVARRDPRVTFPPGLAVRYRKLFQLGGRNRGEELCDALLQALAFYELLRNH
- the tefm gene encoding transcription elongation factor, mitochondrial isoform X1 encodes the protein MWFPKHLLLAVLNKGRHALLRRPPGSLPEPQPRSRRWRSHAASAHLEGPGSWPPLPDCRGEGQTLDSLYTAQQRAEILQLLNTAPESELATVKLLRGRKSANIVEYRRRNGPFPDLESVVNVPRLKYKTALVVFNFILSPLEQRERRRAQVRVQPARFVKPDVDRGVLEEANRIVSVVCGTNKIAWAQMDRSLRVQDWQQEECSSFMNGTYMASAYLEDTCGRLQISAVVSRIPEADFFVVEKPGISLQNTALFPVTLHLRTVEAMLFALLGARWPAGGLPRVLNMTRAAVGRHFGLLVGDARTSGGQLVRQLLVDSVARRDPRVTFPPGLAVRYRKLFQLGGRNRGEELCDALLQALAFYELLRNH